TTTGAAGATGCACAGTATAAACCGGATTTTTGATCCTTTGTTGAAAAACAGAGAGTTCTATTGAAAACAGGGGGTCTGGCTTAGAAAGCCTTCTTACGAAAGCTTCTGAGGTTAAAAACATGACCTCATTTTCCTGCCTTTCCGGGTGAAAAGGAAGCGAATAAACAAAACATTGCTTTAGCTAACCATTATTTAGCCAGAATACGAAAACAATATTTCATGCTCCCTCTTAACACGGAGATGAATATTATGAAACCACAAAATTCAAACAGCACCCCTCATCATTCATTCAGCACACAAAACAGCGATATCGAAAATGAATCTTTAGAAAGTCTTCTTGCACGTTTAGAGAATGAAGACTCGGAAAAAGTAGAAAATGAAGATATCTCTGTCAATCATGAAAAATTAAAAGGTATTATTACAGACTTGGAGAGCGATCTGGCCAGTGGCAAATGGATCAATACCTTTTATGCCAACATAGATCTTAGAATGATGCCCGCCCTGGTAAAACAGGCGAACACTAAATATCCAGAAATGAATCTTAAACTCGCTCTGACACCTCAAGAGCTTGTCTTGTCCATAAAAGAAACAATCAACAGCGGAGTTCAATCTTCCAGATTTATAGTAAACCTCGGGGGAAGCAGAATCCATTTTGCAGTCATCGATCATCAAACCGTTGCCGACAAGACATCCTTGCTCTTGCTTGAACCTACATCCTTCGAGAATGGAAGCGCAGCGATGATGGGGTTGAGGACGAAAAAAGCTCTTCAAGATTCTGACCTGTCTCATTATTCCTTTTCCATGGCAGAAATGAATATCCAACGAAGCACTTCTGAATGTGGAATTTTTAGTTTGGCTCTGGCCAAAAAACTTTATCTTGAATCTGACAAATTAAAAAAAATGCACACAGATAATGTTAACGGTGTTTTGTCTGATCCAGAGAGTGCTTATTTATCTTCTGATAAATTGGATCAATATCTTCCAATCACTTTATATAAACACACGCAAAGTACAAAACGTCTCAAGCAATATGTAAAAGCAAATCCGGGAAGTGAACATAAAAGCATTAACAAAAAGGAGGAAACTCTTTTTGAGAGATTTGAGAAGAACTTAACTTTAAAAGAGGACAAAGCTTTCTCTGTTTCGACACATAAAAAGAGGATTTCTGAATATAAATCTCTGCTTAAATTATGATATAATTTTTTTAACATTGTTGGCCAAGATGCATAGGAATTGGCCAAGGTGCGTGGGAGTTGGCCAAGGTGCATGGGAGTTGGCCAAAGTGCGTGGGAGTTGGCTAAGGTGCATAGGAGTTGGCCAAAGTGCATAGGGGGTAGCCAAGGTGCATGGGAGTTGGCCAAAGTGCGTAGGAATTGGCCAAGGTGCGTAGGAATTGGCCAAGGTGCGTGGGAGTTGGCCAAGGTGCATGGGAGTTGGCCAAAGTGCGTGGGAGTTGGCTAAGGTGCATAGGAGTTGGCCAAAGTGCATAGGGGGTAGCCAAGGTGCATGGGAGTTGGCCAAGGTGCGTAGGAATTGGCCAAGGTGCATAGGGGTTAGCCAAGGTGCGTGAGAGTTGGCCAAAGTGCGTGGGAGTTGGCCAAAGTGCGTGGGAAGGTAGGCCTTTGTATGAGCGATTGGTTTTAGCCAATTTATGGAGATTAGTCGATTCATTTGCTTTTTCGAGCAGCGGGCATATGAAAGCAAAACAGCTGTGCCGTCAGAAAGGCGTACCTTAGAACTGTGTGAAGCGTTTCAGGGCTTTTTGCGGCGACAAGAGAGATCTCTCCCAACAGGAAAAATACTTAATGCTTTTGCAAGAGTATAAGCGGGAGCGTGTATTTTTTTAAAGACTCTTCGTGTCGAGTTCTTCAAGGATGATCATTTTTCCTCTTAAAACACCTGTGCATTCTCTCAAATGCCTCCGCATTCATGATCATAAGAAATTTGAACCTGACAGGCAGCGTTAGAATATGCTTTCCAACAACTCGGAAGTTGTTTAAACAACGCTAAACTTAGTCATTAATAAGCTGAGAATATTGTCCCTGGCGATTGCCTTTCTAATGGCTCTGCCGCTCTAAGATCTCTCAGGAATTTCTTAAGAGAGAATACAAAATCTTTGAGATCAACAGCTTTTCTACTCAAAGAATGCGTAAGAGCCTTTTTTAAGAATCCAGTATTTTTAACAATTTGCACACCCTTTGTTTTTCGCTATACTTTCAAAGTGCATGTGCAAAAGACCGACACTCTCTGATTTCAAGGATATCTTGTAAAAGCTGTTTGGTTAAGCTTGCGGAATTTTACCGCATTCGCTTCTATTCAATTGAGGGATTTCCATTTTTTATTTCTTATACGACCGGGAGCCACCCGCACCCCCTCCATCAAGCACCCATCTCCCAGTAACCAACTCATCAGGAGGTCCCTCATCTTTAGCTTAATTCTTCACTACACTCCCCACCCATATCCCGCATCTCCCCTTTTAACCTGCGCGCTATGCCCCTTTTCACCCACCCTTTAGATCATTGAATTTACCCTTTATTAGCATTTGTAAGGACGCTCATAATGCACATCTCTCTCTTGCTCTTTTTCAACTTTACACTTTATCATTTTTACGATGATACGGAAAACAGTAAAGAATAGCAGATAAAAAATTCTGTTCCGGGAGGAATGAAAAAAAAGAGCCAAGCTTGCGTAAAAACACCATTATAACCTCTTTGAGGGATCGTTTAGGAAAAAGGAGGAACACATTAATTTTCTCCATTCACCCACATCGTTCTTCACCCTGCTGTTCACTCCGTCAGCAACCACCCTTAGCGAAGCAGGCCCCTCACCGACAACTGCCTCACCGGCACTCCACCAAGCCCCCAACTCACCAGGCTCCCTCACCAAACAATCAACCTCGTGGCTTAATCTTTACAAAATTCCATTTCTCTTCTGTTTTTAAAGAGCAGGAAAATCCAGTTTTAAAGTCTGTCATTCAGCTCTGCTTTGTGCAGGGCTTTTTTTATGGAGAAATTTATGCGAAAAATATCACAAGAAGGACTTGCACTGATTAAACAGTGGGAAGGATTGCGCTTAAACGCCTATCAAGATGCTGTCGGTCTATGGACAATAGGTTACGGCCATACCAGTGATGCTGGAAAACCTTCTGTTCGCAAAGGCATGAAGATCACAGAAAAGAAAGCTGCAGAACTTCTTTGTCAAGACTTGCAACAATTTGAAAATGCTGTTGAGCAAGCTGTTACCGTTTCTTTAACAGATGAACAATTCGCAGCATTAGTGTCCTTTTGTTATAATGTAGGAACGGCAGCATTTTGCAATTCTATGCTTTTAAAAAAGCTTAACAAGGGTGACTATGAATCGGTTCCAGCCGAATTACAGAAATGGACCAAAGCAGGTGGGAAACGCCTTCAAGGTCTTGTGAATAGACGTGCAGCCGAAGCAGGATTATGGGCGAAAGGGTCTTATGTTTCTTCTAATACTCAAACAGTGGAAATAAAAGCATCAACGGGGTTTTTAAAAGCAGAAGCGCTTCCACCAATTATTGGTTCTTTTTCTGGACTTGGAGGCTTGCTCACAGGCCATGGTCCTGTCCAATGGGCCTTAGCTTTTGTGATGATTTTAGCAGCATGTGCCGGCATTGTCTTTGTTGCTAAACGCTTTCAGGAGCAACGCTTATGATTTGGTCGATGAAAAAAAATTTAACAATGATAGGAGCAGCTTTAGC
This genomic window from Bartonella quintana contains:
- a CDS encoding YopJ/AvrA family T3SS effector serine/threonine acetyltransferase, with amino-acid sequence MKPQNSNSTPHHSFSTQNSDIENESLESLLARLENEDSEKVENEDISVNHEKLKGIITDLESDLASGKWINTFYANIDLRMMPALVKQANTKYPEMNLKLALTPQELVLSIKETINSGVQSSRFIVNLGGSRIHFAVIDHQTVADKTSLLLLEPTSFENGSAAMMGLRTKKALQDSDLSHYSFSMAEMNIQRSTSECGIFSLALAKKLYLESDKLKKMHTDNVNGVLSDPESAYLSSDKLDQYLPITLYKHTQSTKRLKQYVKANPGSEHKSINKKEETLFERFEKNLTLKEDKAFSVSTHKKRISEYKSLLKL
- a CDS encoding lysozyme; translation: MRKISQEGLALIKQWEGLRLNAYQDAVGLWTIGYGHTSDAGKPSVRKGMKITEKKAAELLCQDLQQFENAVEQAVTVSLTDEQFAALVSFCYNVGTAAFCNSMLLKKLNKGDYESVPAELQKWTKAGGKRLQGLVNRRAAEAGLWAKGSYVSSNTQTVEIKASTGFLKAEALPPIIGSFSGLGGLLTGHGPVQWALAFVMILAACAGIVFVAKRFQEQRL